Proteins from one Fragaria vesca subsp. vesca linkage group LG6, FraVesHawaii_1.0, whole genome shotgun sequence genomic window:
- the LOC101313544 gene encoding UDP-glycosyltransferase 85A2-like, translating to MGSPQLGAKKLHAVCVPFPSQGHVNPMMQLAKLLYSRGFHITIVNTEFNHRRLIRSRGSDSVKGLPDFQFATIPDGLPPSDKDATQDVPPLCDSIRKTCRGPFKELVTKLNSSSEVPQITCIVSDGVTGFGREVAKELGIPEVQFWTASACGFMAYLQYSELVKRGIVPFKDESFMEDGTLDKPVDWIPGMKNMRLKDIPSFIRVTDVNDVMFDFLGSEAQNCLKSSAIIFNTFDELEHEVLEEISVMFPNIYTIGPLALLGRHVPENKLVKSLSSGLWKEDVKCLKWLDKQKPDSVVYVNYGSVTMMTDQHLREFAWGLANSKHHFLWIVRPDVVKGDSVVLPEEFLKEIKDRGYIASWCPQEQVLAHPSVGVFLTHCGWNSTIETISEGVPVICWPFFSEQQTNCRFACTEWGIGMEVNNDVKRDEIEELVKEMLVGEKGRKMRQMAKEWKKKVMEAADIGGSSYNNFDRLIEQVWIHVAS from the exons ATGGGTTCACCACAATTAGGAGCCAAAAAACTTCATGCAGTCTGTGTCCCTTTCCCATCACAAGGCCATGTTAACCCCATGATGCAATTAGCCAAGCTTCTGTACTCCAGGGGATTCCACATAACCATTGTCAACACCGAGTTCAACCACCGGCGTTTGATCCGATCCAGAGGTTCCGACTCCGTCAAGGGACTACCGGACTTCCAGTTCGCAACCATACCGGACGGGCTGCCACCTTCAGATAAAGATGCAACCCAAGATGTTCCACCTCTCTGTGACTCCATTAGGAAAACATGTCGAGGCCCTTTTAAGGAGCTGGTGACTAAGCTCAATTCCTCGTCTGAAGTGCCACAGATTACTTGTATAGTTTCTGATGGTGTTACGGGATTTGGGAGGGAAGTTGCTAAGGAGCTAGGGATTCCGGAGGTTCAGTTTTGGACTGCTTCTGCTTGTGGCTTCATGGCATACTTGCAATACAGCGAACTTGTCAAACGAGGCATTGTTCCATTCAAAG ATGAAAGTTTCATGGAAGATGGTACACTTGATAAGCCAGTTGATTGGATCCCAGGCATGAAGAATATGAGGCTCAAAGACATTCCTAGCTTCATCAGAGTCACTGACGTCAACGACGTAATGTTCGACTTCTTGGGATCAGAAGCACAAAACTGCTTGAAATCCTCTGCGATCATCTTCAACACGTTTGACGAATTGGAGCATGAAGTGTTGGAAGAAATCTCAGTCATGTTCCCCAACATTTACACAATAGGTCCACTTGCTTTGCTTGGTAGGCATGTGCCTGAGAACAAATTGGTCAAGTCCCTCAGTTCAGGCTTATGGAAAGAAGACGTAAAATGCCTCAAATGGCTTGACAAACAGAAGCCCGATTCGGTTGTGTATGTGAACTATGGGAGCGTAACTATGATGACAGACCAACATTTGAGAGAATTTGCATGGGGGCTTGCAAATAGCAAGCACCATTTTTTGTGGATTGTTAGGCCTGATGTGGTAAAAGGGGATTCTGTTGTCTTGCCTGAAGAATTTCTCAAGGAGATCAAGGATAGGGGTTACATAGCAAGTTGGTGTCCACAAGAGCAAGTGCTAGCACATCCATCAGTTGGGGTCTTTTTAACACACTGTGGTTGGAATTCTACTATTGAAACTATATCAGAGGGTGTGCCTGTAATCTGCTGGCCTTTCTTTTCTGAGCAGCAAACAAATTGCCGTTTCGCGTGTACTGAATGGGGAATTGGTATGGAGGTGAACAATGATGTTAAGCGCGATGAGATTGAAGAACTTGTCAAGGAAATGCTGGTGGGAGAGAAAGGCAGGAAGATGAGGCAAATGGCAAAGGAATGGAAGAAGAAAGTAATGGAAGCTGCTGATATTGGAGGATCATCATACAATAATTTTGATAGATTGATTGAGCA
- the LOC101296130 gene encoding serine/threonine protein phosphatase 2A 59 kDa regulatory subunit B' eta isoform-like, with protein sequence MIKQILNRLPRKPKSGDHREGGSSSSSSNASTSSRSGSTSNKYAHSGTTSVSGPNSTPNYGVNHGSKLNSDVNAKVNGNSLASFEALPSFKDVPNSEKQNLCIKKLNLCCYVFDFTDPTKNLKEKDIKRQTLVELVDYIASANGKFSESVIQELVKMVSINLFRTFTSPPHENRALEAFDLEEDEPSMDPAWPHLQVVYELFLRFVASPETDAKLAKRYVDHSFVLKLLGLFDSDDHRERDYLKTVLHRIYGKFMVHRPFIRKAINHIFYHFIFETEKHNGIAELLEILGSIINGFALPLKEEHKLFLVRVLIPLHKPKCVSLYHQQLSYCITQFVEKDCKLADTIIRGLLKYWPITNSSKEVMFLGELEEVLEATQPGEFQRCMVPLFRQVGRCLSSSHFQVAERALFLWNNDHISNLIKQNRHVLLPIIFPSLERNARNHWNQAVQSLTLNVRKIFSDIDPELFEECLLKFQEDEAQEKEMSLKRELTWKRLEEIAAKKASASNEAVLVSPRKAMGKPSG encoded by the exons ATGATCAAACAGATACTTAATAGACTCCCAAGGAAGCCCAAGTCAGGTGATCATCGTGAAGGAGGATCGTCCAGCTCTTCTTCAAATGCTTCAACCAGTTCAAGAAGCGGCTCAACGAGTAATAAGTATGCACACTCGGGTACTACGTCAGTTTCAGGCCCCAATTCTACTCCAAATTATGGAGTAAATCATGGAAGCAAGCTTAACTCGGATGTGAATGCAAAGGTTAATGGGAATTCATTGGCTTCGTTTGAGGCACTGCCTAGCTTCAAAGATGTTCCGAATTCAGAGAAGCAGAACTTGTGCATAAAAAAGTTGAACTTATGTTGTTATGTGTTTGACTTCACTGACCCAACGAAAAACCTCAAGGAAAAGGACATCAAGCGACAGACATTGGTAGAGCTTGTGGATTACATTGCTTCTGCTAATGGGAAGTTCTCAGAAAGTGTCATTCAAGAACTTGTAAAGATGGTGTCCATAAACTTATTTAGAACATTCACTTCTCCACCCCATGAGAACAGAGCTTTAGAGGCCTTTGACTTAGAAGAGGATGAGCCCTCAATGGACCCAGCATGGCCGCACTTGCAAGTTGTGTATGAATTGTTCTTGAGGTTTGTGGCATCACCTGAGACAGATGCAAAGTTAGCTAAGAGGTATGTTGATCACTCATTTGTTCTCAAGTTATTAGGTCTTTTTGATTCAGACGACCACAGAGAGAGGGACTACTTGAAAACTGTTCTGCACCGCATCTATGGGAAATTTATGGTGCACCGCCCATTCATCAGGAAAGCAATCAACCACATCTTCTACCATTTTATTTTTGAAACTGAAAAGCATAATGGGATTGCTGAGCTGTTAGAAATTTTGGGAAGTATAATCAACGGATTTGCTCTGCCATTGAAAGAAGAGCACAAACTCTTTCTTGTTCGAGTGCTTATTCCACTCCACAAACCTAAATGTGTATCCTTGTACCATCAGCAGTTATCTTATTGCATTACCCAATTTGTGGAGAAAGACTGCAAACTTGCTGATACAATAATCCGTGGGTTACTAAAATATTGGCCTATTACAAATAGTTCCAAAGAGGTCATGTTCTTAGGTGAGCTGGAAGAAGTTTTAGAAGCTACTCAGCCTGGAGAGTTCCAACGCTGTATGGTACCGTTATTTCGCCAAGTTGGCCGTTGCTTGAGCAGTTCACATTTTCAG GTGGCGGAAAGAGCTCTCTTCTTATGGAATAATGATCACATTTCAAACCTAATCAAACAGAATCGCCATGTTTTACTGCCCATTATATTCCCCTCGTTGGAGAGAAATGCAAGAAATCACTGGAACCAGGCAGTTCAAAGCCTAACATTAAATGTTCGCAAGATATTCTCTGATATTGACCCTGAGCTTTTTGAGGAATGCTTGCTCAAATTCCAGGAAGATGAAGCACAAGAGAAGGAAATGAGTTTGAAACGTGAACTGACTTGGAAACGTTTGGAAGAGATTGCTGCAAAGAAAGCTTCTGCAAGTAACGAAGCGGTGCTTGTGTCCCCAAGAAAAGCCATGGGCAAACCTTCTGGCTAG